Proteins from one Nitratidesulfovibrio sp. genomic window:
- a CDS encoding glycosyltransferase family 4 protein, with amino-acid sequence MKVAILGNQARAMVNFWSVLIRRLRSLGHEVLCIVPDADTDVEGRAALEAMGARVAGYPLDRKGLNPVRDAATFTTLYRVFRQERPDVAFCFTIKPVIYGATAAALARVPARFAMITGLGYMFEADTPVKRVLTKVAALLYRIALSCVRTVFFQNMEDRRVFEDNHIIPHGTSVAMCRGTGVALDHFAQAEPVLDPPTFLLVGRLLEAKGLREYAGAARLLKAKHPDARFRVLGPPETGPGSVPLAEVEGWTREGIIEYLGQTRDVRPYVADASVVVLPSWREGTPCSVMEGMSMGRAAVVTDAPGCREVVEDGVNGFRVPLRDPEALAAAMERFIADRNLIARMGQAGRRLAETEFDADKVSEHILRVMRLA; translated from the coding sequence ATGAAGGTCGCCATTCTGGGCAATCAGGCCCGGGCCATGGTCAATTTCTGGAGCGTGCTCATCCGCAGGCTCCGTTCACTGGGGCACGAGGTGCTGTGCATCGTGCCCGACGCCGACACCGACGTCGAAGGCCGCGCCGCGCTCGAGGCCATGGGGGCGCGCGTGGCGGGCTATCCCCTGGACCGCAAGGGGCTGAACCCCGTGCGCGATGCCGCCACCTTCACCACGCTGTACCGCGTCTTTCGGCAGGAACGGCCCGACGTGGCCTTCTGCTTCACCATCAAGCCGGTCATCTACGGGGCCACGGCGGCGGCGCTGGCGCGCGTGCCCGCCCGCTTCGCCATGATCACCGGGCTTGGCTACATGTTCGAGGCGGATACCCCGGTCAAGCGCGTGCTGACCAAGGTGGCCGCCCTGCTCTACCGCATTGCCCTTTCGTGCGTGCGCACGGTGTTCTTCCAGAACATGGAGGACCGCCGGGTGTTCGAGGACAACCATATCATTCCGCACGGCACGTCCGTGGCCATGTGCCGGGGCACCGGGGTTGCGCTGGACCACTTCGCCCAGGCAGAGCCGGTGCTGGACCCGCCCACGTTCCTGCTGGTGGGCCGCCTGCTGGAGGCCAAGGGCCTGCGCGAATACGCCGGGGCCGCGCGCCTGCTGAAGGCGAAACACCCCGACGCCCGCTTTCGCGTGCTGGGCCCGCCGGAAACCGGACCGGGCAGCGTGCCCCTTGCCGAGGTGGAAGGCTGGACGCGCGAAGGAATCATCGAATATCTTGGCCAGACCCGCGACGTGCGACCGTACGTGGCCGACGCCAGCGTGGTGGTGCTGCCCTCGTGGCGCGAAGGCACCCCCTGCTCGGTGATGGAAGGCATGAGCATGGGCCGCGCCGCCGTGGTCACCGATGCCCCCGGCTGCCGCGAGGTGGTGGAGGACGGGGTGAACGGCTTCCGCGTGCCCCTGCGCGACCCCGAGGCGCTGGCCGCCGCCATGGAACGGTTCATTGCCGACCGCAACCTGATCGCCCGCATGGGGCAGGCCGGGCGGCGGCTGGCGGAAACCGAGTTCGACGCCGACAAGGTGAGCGAGCATATCCTGCGGGTTATGCGCCTGGCGTAG
- a CDS encoding NAD-dependent epimerase/dehydratase family protein: protein MTRYTALLQELEAAPRTWLVTGVAGFIGSNLLETLLLHGQKVVGLDNFATGYQRNLDMVREIVGADLWRNFRFKEGDIRNLDHCREVCEGVDHVLHQAALGSVPRSIEDPILANESNISGFVNMMVAARDAKVKTFVYAASSSTYGDEPTLPKVEDKIGKPLSPYAVTKYVNELYADVFATCYGMKAIGLRYFNVFGKRQDPFGAYAAVIPQWFASLLRGETVFINGDGETSRDFCYIDNCVQANLLAATATDEAALNTVYNVAFGERTDLNQLFDLIREEVSRHKPEAATARPEHREFRFGDVRHSLADISRAHTRLGYKPVYSVRQGLRLSGDWYAANLK from the coding sequence ATGACCCGTTATACCGCCCTGCTGCAGGAACTGGAAGCCGCCCCCCGCACCTGGCTCGTCACCGGGGTTGCCGGCTTCATCGGCTCGAACCTGCTGGAAACGCTGCTGCTGCACGGCCAGAAGGTGGTGGGGCTGGACAACTTTGCCACCGGCTACCAGCGCAATCTGGACATGGTGCGCGAAATCGTGGGTGCGGACCTGTGGCGCAACTTCCGCTTCAAGGAAGGCGACATTCGCAACCTGGACCACTGCCGCGAAGTGTGCGAGGGCGTGGACCACGTGCTGCACCAGGCGGCCTTGGGCTCGGTGCCGCGCTCCATCGAAGACCCCATCCTGGCCAACGAAAGCAATATTTCGGGTTTCGTGAACATGATGGTGGCCGCCCGCGACGCCAAGGTGAAGACCTTCGTCTACGCCGCGTCCAGCTCCACCTACGGCGACGAACCCACCCTGCCCAAGGTCGAGGACAAGATCGGCAAGCCGTTGTCGCCCTACGCGGTGACCAAGTACGTCAATGAATTGTACGCCGACGTGTTCGCCACCTGCTACGGCATGAAGGCCATCGGCCTGCGCTACTTCAACGTGTTCGGCAAGCGGCAGGACCCCTTCGGCGCGTACGCCGCGGTCATTCCGCAGTGGTTCGCCTCGCTGCTGCGCGGCGAGACGGTGTTCATCAATGGCGACGGCGAGACCAGCCGCGACTTCTGCTACATCGACAACTGCGTGCAGGCCAACCTGCTGGCCGCCACCGCCACCGACGAGGCGGCCCTGAACACGGTGTACAACGTGGCCTTTGGCGAACGCACCGACCTGAACCAGTTGTTCGACCTGATCCGCGAGGAAGTCAGCCGCCACAAGCCGGAAGCCGCCACGGCCAGGCCGGAGCATCGCGAATTCCGCTTTGGCGACGTGCGCCATTCGCTGGCCGACATCAGCCGCGCCCACACCCGGCTGGGGTACAAGCCGGTGTACAGCGTGCGTCAGGGGCTGCGCCTGTCCGGCGACTGGTACGCCGCCAACCTGAAGTAG
- a CDS encoding metalloregulator ArsR/SmtB family transcription factor has translation MQMIASQRPAAHRRLIEAQAEIFKALGHPSRLLMVEELTRGERCVCELQALVGSDVSTVSKHLSILKGAGVVRDEKRGANVYYSLVLGCVRSFLECTGRHIDQAAQDLSQDLARLAALRSGT, from the coding sequence ATGCAAATGATCGCATCGCAACGCCCCGCCGCCCACCGCAGGCTCATCGAGGCCCAGGCCGAAATCTTCAAGGCCCTGGGCCACCCCAGCCGTCTGCTGATGGTCGAGGAACTGACGCGCGGCGAGCGCTGCGTGTGCGAGTTGCAGGCGCTGGTGGGCTCGGATGTGTCCACGGTGTCCAAGCACCTGTCCATTCTCAAGGGGGCGGGCGTAGTGCGCGACGAGAAGCGCGGCGCCAATGTGTACTACTCGCTGGTGCTCGGGTGCGTGCGGTCCTTTCTGGAATGCACGGGGCGGCACATCGACCAGGCCGCCCAGGATTTGTCCCAGGATCTTGCCCGTCTGGCCGCTTTGCGGTCCGGAACATAA
- a CDS encoding permease, giving the protein MSPQQERAGLLRRLAIMSACLVAWWAVYLNLPAASRALTYGVLGLAPGSHLGEAVEFFLYDTPKVLMLLSLVVFGIGMVRSFFTPQRTRRLLAGRGEAVGNVLAALLGIVTPFCSCSAVPLFIGFVSAGVPLGVTFSFLVSAPMINEIAVVMLYGLLGWKVAALYAGTGLAIAIVSGWVIGRLGMERHIEGWVLQVRADAEQQHDAELSWSGRIDYGVQAMRDIVGKVWPWVVLGIAVGAGIHGYVPEGFMASIMGRGAWWAVPLAVAIGIPMYSNAAGMIPVVQALLGKGAALGTVLAFMMAVIALSLPEAVMLRRVLKPRLVAVFFGVVGLGIVLVGYLFNALV; this is encoded by the coding sequence CTGTCGCCACAGCAGGAGCGTGCCGGACTGCTGCGCCGCCTGGCCATCATGTCCGCGTGCCTGGTGGCGTGGTGGGCGGTGTACCTGAATCTGCCCGCCGCCTCGCGGGCGCTGACCTACGGCGTGCTGGGACTGGCGCCCGGCTCGCATCTGGGCGAGGCGGTGGAATTTTTCCTGTATGACACACCCAAGGTGCTCATGCTGCTTTCGCTGGTGGTGTTCGGCATCGGGATGGTGCGTTCGTTCTTCACCCCGCAGCGCACCCGCCGCCTGCTGGCCGGGCGTGGCGAGGCGGTGGGCAACGTGCTGGCCGCCCTGCTGGGCATCGTCACCCCGTTCTGCTCCTGTTCGGCGGTGCCGCTGTTCATCGGCTTCGTCTCCGCCGGGGTGCCGCTGGGGGTGACCTTTTCGTTCCTGGTGTCCGCGCCCATGATCAACGAGATCGCCGTGGTCATGCTGTACGGCCTGCTGGGCTGGAAGGTGGCTGCCCTGTACGCGGGCACGGGCCTTGCCATCGCCATCGTTTCCGGGTGGGTCATCGGGCGGCTGGGCATGGAGCGCCACATCGAAGGCTGGGTGTTGCAGGTGCGGGCCGATGCCGAGCAGCAGCATGACGCGGAGCTGTCCTGGTCGGGCCGCATCGACTACGGCGTGCAGGCCATGCGCGACATCGTGGGCAAGGTCTGGCCGTGGGTGGTGCTGGGCATCGCGGTGGGCGCGGGCATCCACGGGTACGTGCCGGAGGGCTTCATGGCCTCCATCATGGGCCGGGGGGCGTGGTGGGCGGTGCCGCTGGCCGTGGCCATCGGCATTCCCATGTACTCCAACGCGGCGGGCATGATTCCCGTGGTGCAGGCCCTGCTGGGCAAGGGGGCCGCGCTGGGCACGGTGCTGGCGTTCATGATGGCCGTCATCGCCCTGTCCCTGCCGGAGGCGGTGATGCTGCGCCGCGTGCTGAAGCCCCGGCTGGTGGCCGTGTTCTTCGGCGTGGTGGGCCTGGGCATCGTGCTGGTGGGATATCTGTTCAACGCCCTGGTCTGA
- a CDS encoding tetratricopeptide repeat protein: protein MSNHLDYEINKELGECYLFMGDLEKAEEYYRKAAGSNGVHPDPYLGLATIAVQRGNLEAALVLYRKAANIEATDKSLAGMGLVEMETGAHAEAFDHFVAALGMNPGNLVAMNGVLRLGYHLGRIDEVVAHLRAFLELSPDKDNVRFSLAGCLISLGRKDEARAELETILDRVPDHADAREMYALLG from the coding sequence ATGAGCAACCATCTCGATTACGAAATCAACAAGGAACTGGGCGAGTGCTACCTTTTCATGGGTGACCTGGAAAAGGCCGAGGAGTACTACCGCAAGGCCGCCGGCAGCAACGGCGTGCATCCGGATCCGTACCTCGGGCTCGCCACCATCGCCGTGCAGCGCGGCAACCTTGAAGCCGCCCTGGTACTGTACCGCAAGGCCGCCAACATCGAAGCCACCGACAAGTCGCTGGCGGGCATGGGCCTGGTGGAAATGGAAACCGGCGCGCACGCAGAGGCCTTCGACCACTTCGTGGCCGCGCTGGGCATGAACCCCGGCAACCTGGTGGCCATGAACGGCGTGCTGCGCCTTGGCTACCACCTTGGGCGCATCGACGAAGTGGTGGCCCACCTGCGGGCCTTCCTGGAACTTTCCCCCGATAAGGACAACGTACGCTTCTCGCTGGCCGGGTGCCTGATCTCCCTTGGCCGCAAGGACGAGGCGCGGGCCGAGCTCGAGACCATTCTCGACCGCGTGCCCGACCACGCCGACGCCCGCGAGATGTACGCCCTGCTCGGGTAG
- the flgB gene encoding flagellar basal body rod protein FlgB, with amino-acid sequence MKSLYEPHVNLVGKVMDMQLQRQNVVMSNIANVRTPGYKPRELEFEKQLQAALGLDAKGRMTRTEQSHMPSEFSPDGFNADWEKAAKPRIIHGEDRVNLDKEMAKMAKNSLHYTALSTVIRGNLEGVKNIIQEGQK; translated from the coding sequence ATGAAAAGCCTTTACGAACCGCATGTGAACCTTGTCGGCAAGGTCATGGACATGCAGCTCCAGCGTCAGAATGTCGTCATGAGCAACATCGCCAACGTCCGGACGCCCGGCTACAAGCCGCGCGAACTGGAGTTCGAGAAGCAGTTGCAGGCGGCGCTGGGGCTGGACGCCAAGGGGCGGATGACCCGCACCGAGCAGAGCCACATGCCCTCCGAGTTCAGCCCCGACGGTTTCAACGCCGACTGGGAAAAGGCGGCCAAGCCGCGCATCATCCATGGCGAAGACCGCGTGAACCTGGACAAGGAAATGGCCAAGATGGCCAAGAATTCCCTGCATTACACCGCCCTTTCCACCGTCATTCGCGGCAACCTCGAGGGCGTCAAGAACATCATACAGGAAGGGCAGAAGTAA
- the flgC gene encoding flagellar basal body rod protein FlgC codes for MDFMTAIDIGASALNAERTNMNIISMNLANVKTTRTEDGGPYRRKTTIMAAQDVDDPFSKHMKGALDRELKGVRVMHVATDSRPLKRVYEPGHPDADQDGFVAYPDINVVEEMASLMTAQRGYEANVTTIDTVKAMYTKALEISR; via the coding sequence ATGGACTTCATGACTGCCATTGATATCGGCGCTTCCGCACTCAATGCGGAACGCACGAACATGAACATCATTTCCATGAACCTGGCCAACGTGAAGACCACCCGCACCGAGGACGGGGGGCCCTACCGGCGCAAGACCACCATCATGGCGGCCCAGGACGTGGACGACCCCTTCTCCAAGCATATGAAGGGCGCCCTGGACCGCGAGCTGAAAGGCGTGCGCGTGATGCACGTGGCCACCGACTCGCGCCCCCTGAAGCGCGTGTACGAGCCCGGCCACCCGGACGCGGACCAGGACGGCTTCGTCGCCTACCCGGACATCAACGTGGTGGAGGAAATGGCCAGCCTGATGACCGCCCAGCGCGGCTACGAGGCCAACGTGACCACCATCGACACCGTGAAGGCCATGTATACCAAGGCCTTGGAAATCAGCCGCTAG
- the fliE gene encoding flagellar hook-basal body complex protein FliE — MSIQAVGLKAYSNALGNFMKAEQATRTTPASTASGVQAKTFTNTLSESLTKVNDMQTEKASMIQAFASGETQNVHELMITLQKAGLAVNMTSAVRNKVMEAYKELSRIQF, encoded by the coding sequence ATGAGCATCCAGGCAGTAGGACTGAAGGCGTATTCCAACGCCCTCGGCAATTTCATGAAGGCCGAACAGGCCACCCGCACCACCCCCGCGTCCACGGCCTCGGGCGTTCAGGCCAAGACGTTCACCAACACGCTCTCCGAGTCGCTGACCAAGGTCAACGACATGCAGACCGAAAAGGCCAGCATGATCCAGGCCTTCGCCTCCGGCGAAACCCAGAACGTGCACGAACTGATGATCACCCTGCAAAAGGCCGGGCTTGCCGTGAACATGACCTCCGCCGTGCGGAATAAGGTCATGGAGGCGTATAAGGAACTCAGTCGCATCCAATTCTAG
- the fliF gene encoding flagellar basal-body MS-ring/collar protein FliF, translating into MAPALADVIQKAKGFWERISISQRIFIAGMAVAVVAVFFGLVFWINRPDYRVLYSNLSPEDASRVVKLLQADKVAYKLEGGGSSITVPADKVYDLRLKVAGEGNLVGQGIGFEIFDQVKVGQTDFVQKINYQRALQGELSRTISEFPNVESARVHLVIPHRSLFIEEQQKPSVSVVLKLRDSTKKLEPKDVQAIVNLVVMAVEGLDKYKVSIADTTGKILYAPDEDGSINGMTTTQLDHKLRMQQTLERRIEELLYPVLGAGKIIAKVNADLDFSQRTIRKELYDPEKTVVRSEQRSEESQRGRSNLEAGSPDANFRGDSPTGGASTQEGNRESRTTNYEINKEEQNIVAQVGDISRLTVAVIVDGTYEKGADGQWTFVPRKAEDVERIRQLVANAVGYERSRGDTIEVSSISFGGPDVQQESSLAQLVMDYALRLGKPLLNALLVFLFLVLVVRPVVLAMIRPRVEGEMIEGLEGLPEGEERLALIEGDEEMDALDALKKIEDIKAHALQMAEQNMDQAVSIIRSWLKHGDGTKVGAA; encoded by the coding sequence ATGGCTCCCGCTCTCGCAGACGTCATCCAGAAGGCCAAGGGCTTCTGGGAACGCATCTCCATCTCGCAGCGCATCTTCATCGCCGGCATGGCCGTGGCGGTGGTGGCCGTGTTCTTCGGCCTGGTGTTCTGGATCAACCGTCCCGACTACCGGGTGCTGTACTCCAACCTGTCGCCCGAGGACGCCAGCCGCGTGGTCAAGCTGTTGCAGGCCGACAAGGTGGCCTACAAGCTGGAGGGCGGCGGCTCTTCCATCACCGTGCCCGCCGACAAGGTGTACGACCTGCGGCTGAAGGTGGCCGGTGAAGGCAACCTGGTGGGCCAGGGCATCGGCTTCGAGATTTTCGACCAGGTAAAGGTGGGCCAGACCGACTTCGTCCAGAAGATCAACTACCAGCGGGCCCTGCAAGGCGAACTTTCGCGCACCATCTCGGAATTTCCCAACGTGGAAAGCGCGCGCGTGCACCTGGTCATTCCGCATCGCAGCCTGTTCATCGAAGAACAGCAGAAGCCGTCCGTCTCGGTGGTGCTGAAGCTGCGCGACAGCACCAAGAAGCTGGAACCCAAGGACGTGCAGGCCATCGTCAACCTGGTGGTCATGGCCGTGGAAGGGCTGGACAAGTACAAGGTGTCCATTGCCGATACCACCGGCAAGATCCTGTACGCCCCAGACGAGGACGGCAGCATCAACGGCATGACCACCACCCAGCTCGACCACAAGCTGCGCATGCAGCAGACCCTTGAGCGGCGCATAGAAGAGCTGCTCTACCCGGTGCTGGGCGCGGGCAAGATCATCGCCAAGGTCAACGCCGACCTCGACTTCAGCCAGCGCACCATTCGCAAGGAACTGTACGACCCGGAAAAGACCGTGGTGCGCAGCGAACAGCGCAGCGAAGAATCGCAGCGCGGCCGCTCCAACCTCGAGGCCGGATCGCCCGACGCCAACTTCCGGGGCGATTCGCCCACGGGGGGGGCCTCCACCCAGGAAGGCAACCGCGAAAGCCGCACCACCAACTACGAGATCAACAAGGAAGAGCAGAACATCGTGGCCCAGGTGGGTGATATCTCCCGCCTGACCGTTGCGGTGATCGTGGACGGCACGTATGAGAAGGGGGCGGACGGCCAGTGGACCTTCGTGCCCCGCAAGGCTGAAGATGTCGAACGCATCCGCCAGTTGGTGGCAAATGCCGTGGGCTACGAGCGCTCGCGCGGTGACACCATCGAGGTAAGCAGCATTTCGTTCGGCGGGCCGGACGTGCAGCAGGAATCGAGCCTTGCCCAACTGGTCATGGACTACGCCCTGCGCCTCGGCAAGCCGCTGCTCAACGCCCTGCTGGTCTTCCTGTTCCTGGTGCTGGTGGTGCGCCCGGTGGTGCTCGCCATGATCCGTCCCCGCGTGGAGGGAGAGATGATCGAAGGGTTGGAAGGTCTGCCCGAAGGTGAAGAGCGCCTTGCGCTCATCGAGGGTGACGAGGAAATGGACGCGCTGGACGCGTTGAAGAAGATCGAGGACATCAAGGCTCACGCCCTGCAGATGGCCGAACAGAACATGGATCAGGCCGTGAGCATCATCAGGAGCTGGTTGAAGCATGGCGACGGAACAAAGGTTGGAGCAGCTTAA
- the fliG gene encoding flagellar motor switch protein FliG, producing the protein MATEQRLEQLKGPQKTAILLLALGDKFTAEIFKRMERQEIAAVSKAIVELETVPKELVEDVLREFHHALVTGQDMISGGAEAVKRMLMKNLDSETAKYIMDSLNLDSGPAPFRELGNVSPRLLAQILRNEHPQTLALILGHMHPEKAAELLTNLPAGVRPEVLMRLARLEAVPEDMLMEVDKVLQSQLIAMGGKEGKKVGGVPSVAEILNAVDRATEEEVLAEIEEESSQMAEDIRNLMFVFEDVKALDDRGIRELLKELSNEDLTMALRGASEDLREKFFKNMSERAATMIREDLEIMGPTRLSDVEGAQQNVVKTVRRLETEGRIIVGRGGGDVFV; encoded by the coding sequence ATGGCGACGGAACAAAGGTTGGAGCAGCTTAAGGGGCCCCAGAAGACGGCGATCCTGCTTCTCGCCCTGGGCGACAAGTTTACCGCCGAAATCTTCAAGCGCATGGAGCGGCAGGAAATCGCCGCCGTCTCCAAAGCCATCGTGGAGCTGGAGACCGTGCCCAAGGAACTGGTGGAGGACGTCCTGCGCGAATTCCACCACGCCCTGGTCACCGGCCAGGACATGATCTCCGGCGGTGCCGAGGCCGTGAAGCGCATGCTCATGAAGAACCTGGACAGCGAGACCGCCAAGTACATCATGGACTCGCTGAACCTCGACTCCGGCCCTGCGCCGTTCCGCGAGTTGGGCAACGTCAGCCCGCGCCTGCTGGCCCAGATACTGCGCAACGAACACCCGCAGACCCTGGCGCTGATCCTGGGGCACATGCACCCGGAAAAAGCCGCGGAGCTGTTGACCAACCTGCCTGCCGGCGTGCGCCCCGAGGTGCTCATGCGCCTTGCCCGGCTGGAAGCCGTGCCCGAAGACATGCTGATGGAAGTGGACAAGGTGTTGCAAAGCCAGCTCATCGCCATGGGCGGCAAGGAAGGCAAGAAGGTGGGCGGCGTGCCCTCCGTGGCCGAAATCCTCAACGCCGTGGACCGCGCCACCGAAGAAGAAGTGCTGGCCGAAATCGAGGAAGAATCCTCGCAGATGGCCGAAGACATCCGCAACCTCATGTTCGTGTTCGAGGACGTGAAGGCGCTGGACGACCGGGGCATCCGCGAACTGCTCAAGGAACTTTCCAACGAGGATCTGACCATGGCCCTGCGCGGCGCCTCCGAGGATCTGCGCGAGAAGTTCTTCAAGAACATGTCGGAACGCGCGGCCACCATGATCCGCGAAGATCTCGAGATCATGGGCCCCACGCGCCTGTCCGACGTGGAAGGCGCGCAGCAGAACGTCGTGAAGACGGTGCGCAGACTGGAAACCGAGGGCCGCATCATCGTGGGCCGCGGAGGCGGAGATGTCTTCGTCTGA